The Sorangiineae bacterium MSr11367 genome window below encodes:
- a CDS encoding ATP-binding cassette domain-containing protein: MSETPVGAPPKPTLESRLQMRGIRKGFFGVQVLKGVDLTCAPGEVRAIVGENGAGKSTLMKILAGVHRADEGAILIDGREEHFRDPRAAQSAGVAIIFQEFRLLSERSVAENIFLGREPGSAARVDARAMHRATAQLLARLRVDRSMSPHTRVRDLSVAQQQMVEIAKALSLDARVLVMDEPTAALSPGEVESLFTIVRELCAAGLAIVYISHRLEEVFRLATRITVLKDGATVADVAPADVTTGELVELMVGRTLDRYYPPRRTRPPPLRQTRLRVRGGGNARLSGIDLELVAGEIVGVAGLEGAGRTELARALFGAEPFTSGGIELDGRPIPLTSPREAIDAGIAFLTEDRKAEGLLARESVLDNAKLAVRALRRKSGQKKDAVRGTAATAALLAGLDVRAMSLQVPVQFLSGGNQQKVVLAKWLATRPNVLLFDEPTRGIDIGAKAAVHEKMRALAEEGAAILMISSELSEVIGMSDRILVMRQGRIAGELEPGASEKEILGVASGEGGRREIVPVPEHEKEHEHEKGWGIWWVLAGLFVLAWLGVGNAFVGVDNLRNLLVRSVALGIVAVGQSLVLLAGSIDLSVAYLISVVAVLTSYEMQGQTSMIAPVVLLALGIGAGVGAVNGLLVTRVKVNAFMATLATGLLMRGALENSFTSVTGSVPQSFQQLGYSGIGPIPYAVLLFGAMAAGAWYLVRKTRFGYHLMAVGGDEETARVSGVRSARVVVLAHVACSLCAVVSALFLVSRVGSAAPWIGPNGRYELDSVGAVVLGGTAIMGGRGGILGTVGGVLVLAVVDNALNQLGVNTFVQDIARGVILIGAVAAYGMARGEGLLGRAFLQRLRRRVPA; this comes from the coding sequence GTGAGCGAGACACCCGTGGGGGCTCCGCCGAAGCCGACGTTGGAGTCGCGGCTGCAGATGCGGGGCATTCGGAAAGGCTTTTTCGGCGTCCAAGTGCTCAAGGGCGTAGATCTAACCTGCGCCCCGGGGGAGGTCCGCGCGATTGTCGGCGAAAACGGCGCTGGCAAATCGACCTTGATGAAGATCCTCGCGGGCGTTCACCGAGCCGATGAAGGCGCAATCCTCATCGACGGTCGCGAGGAGCATTTTCGCGATCCACGTGCCGCACAAAGCGCGGGCGTAGCCATTATCTTTCAAGAGTTTCGCCTTTTGTCGGAGCGCTCGGTCGCCGAGAACATTTTTCTCGGTCGCGAGCCCGGATCGGCCGCGCGGGTGGACGCCCGGGCCATGCATCGAGCGACGGCGCAGCTGCTCGCGCGGTTGCGCGTCGATCGGTCCATGTCGCCGCATACGCGGGTGCGCGACCTTTCGGTAGCCCAGCAGCAGATGGTCGAGATTGCAAAAGCGCTTTCGCTCGACGCGCGTGTTCTCGTGATGGATGAACCGACTGCCGCGCTCTCGCCGGGCGAAGTGGAATCGTTGTTCACCATCGTGCGCGAGCTTTGCGCCGCAGGACTTGCCATCGTTTACATTTCGCATCGCCTCGAAGAGGTATTCCGCCTGGCGACGCGCATCACCGTCCTCAAAGACGGCGCGACGGTGGCCGACGTCGCACCGGCCGACGTCACCACGGGCGAGCTGGTCGAGCTCATGGTGGGCCGCACGCTCGATCGGTATTACCCGCCGCGCCGTACGCGCCCGCCGCCGCTGCGACAGACGCGGTTGCGCGTGCGCGGTGGAGGAAATGCGCGGCTGTCGGGCATCGATCTCGAATTGGTGGCGGGCGAGATTGTCGGCGTGGCCGGTCTCGAAGGGGCGGGCCGCACGGAGCTGGCCCGCGCGCTTTTCGGGGCCGAGCCGTTCACGTCGGGTGGCATCGAGTTGGACGGGCGGCCCATCCCGCTGACCTCACCGAGAGAGGCCATCGACGCGGGCATCGCGTTTCTCACCGAGGACCGCAAGGCCGAGGGACTGCTTGCGCGCGAGTCGGTGCTGGACAATGCCAAGCTCGCCGTGCGCGCGCTGCGCCGCAAGAGCGGTCAGAAGAAGGACGCCGTTCGCGGAACCGCGGCCACGGCGGCCTTGCTCGCGGGACTCGACGTGCGGGCGATGAGTCTGCAGGTGCCCGTGCAGTTTCTCAGCGGCGGCAATCAGCAGAAGGTGGTGCTGGCGAAGTGGCTGGCCACGCGGCCCAACGTGCTGCTGTTCGACGAGCCCACCCGCGGGATCGATATCGGCGCGAAGGCGGCCGTTCACGAGAAAATGCGTGCGCTGGCCGAGGAGGGGGCCGCCATTTTGATGATCTCGTCGGAGTTGTCCGAGGTCATCGGCATGAGCGATCGCATTTTGGTCATGCGACAAGGACGCATCGCCGGGGAGCTCGAACCGGGGGCGAGCGAGAAGGAGATTTTGGGGGTTGCCTCGGGTGAGGGAGGAAGAAGAGAGATCGTGCCCGTGCCCGAGCACGAGAAGGAGCACGAGCACGAGAAGGGGTGGGGGATTTGGTGGGTGTTGGCGGGGTTGTTCGTGTTGGCGTGGCTCGGGGTGGGGAATGCGTTTGTCGGTGTCGATAACCTGCGCAATTTGCTCGTGAGGTCCGTGGCACTGGGGATCGTCGCCGTGGGGCAAAGTCTCGTGCTGCTCGCGGGCTCGATCGATCTCTCCGTGGCCTATCTGATCAGCGTGGTGGCGGTGCTCACGTCGTACGAGATGCAGGGGCAAACCTCCATGATCGCGCCGGTGGTGCTGTTGGCGTTGGGGATCGGGGCCGGCGTTGGCGCGGTCAATGGACTGCTCGTGACGCGCGTGAAAGTAAACGCTTTCATGGCGACCCTCGCCACCGGGCTGCTGATGCGCGGCGCGCTCGAGAACAGTTTCACCTCGGTCACGGGCTCGGTGCCCCAAAGCTTTCAGCAACTCGGCTACAGCGGTATCGGTCCCATTCCGTACGCGGTTTTGCTCTTTGGAGCCATGGCGGCGGGCGCGTGGTACCTCGTGCGAAAAACGCGCTTTGGATACCACTTGATGGCCGTCGGCGGCGATGAAGAGACCGCGCGCGTCTCCGGTGTGCGCTCGGCGCGGGTCGTGGTTCTCGCGCACGTCGCGTGCAGCCTCTGCGCCGTCGTCTCCGCGCTGTTTCTCGTCAGTCGTGTGGGCTCCGCCGCACCGTGGATCGGGCCCAATGGACGCTACGAGCTCGATTCGGTGGGCGCCGTTGTCCTGGGTGGAACGGCCATCATGGGCGGGCGAGGGGGGATCCTGGGAACGGTGGGCGGTGTCCTCGTGCTCGCCGTCGTCGACAATGCGCTGAACCAGCTCGGCGTGAACACCTTCGTCCAAGACATCGCGCGCGGTGTCATCCTCATTGGCGCCGTCGCCGCCTACGGCATGGCCCGCGGTGAAGGCTTGCTCGGCCGCGCGTTCCTGCAAAGGTTGCGAAGGCGGGTGCCCGCATGA
- a CDS encoding substrate-binding domain-containing protein, translating into MKPTAYSLLLLAIPAMITACRKDSGSSNQGAEGKPAATASSVTATNAAEPSKWFDAVAYDKQLQQAKATATGDPSTPWTQAIDPVYVDTAKYKKKEPWHVCFSNASLTNPWRTAGFATMKAEVKLHPQIGKFTVVDAGGKDEKQISDIQDLLTQNCSALIVAPNTTGPLTTVVNEACKKIPVIGFDRGVSTDCPVTFIHPIGGFLFGVSSANFIVSKVKKGAKVLALRILPGVDVLEHRWAGAQRVFNEAGIQVIGMEFTGSDPAKTKQIVSDYLHRYAAIDGVWMDAGDTTEAAAEAFQDAGLDVPPITGEDNNAFLQAWQKNRWTAMAPTYPVYQWRTAILAAVDILSGKQVPKEWILPQPEITGDTLSEYITPHLPPTFYAMCGCQKMPGFPELWGGKAAK; encoded by the coding sequence ATGAAACCGACCGCATATTCGTTGCTCCTGCTCGCGATTCCCGCGATGATCACGGCCTGCCGCAAAGACTCTGGCAGTTCGAACCAGGGCGCGGAGGGCAAGCCGGCAGCGACCGCTTCGTCCGTGACGGCCACCAACGCGGCCGAACCCTCGAAGTGGTTCGATGCGGTTGCATACGACAAGCAGTTGCAACAAGCCAAGGCGACGGCCACCGGCGATCCATCCACCCCGTGGACGCAAGCCATCGACCCCGTGTACGTCGACACGGCGAAGTACAAAAAGAAAGAGCCGTGGCACGTGTGCTTCTCCAACGCCTCGCTGACCAACCCCTGGCGCACCGCGGGTTTTGCCACGATGAAGGCGGAGGTGAAGCTTCACCCGCAGATTGGCAAGTTCACCGTGGTGGACGCGGGCGGCAAGGACGAGAAGCAGATATCGGACATTCAGGATTTGCTCACGCAAAACTGCTCCGCGCTCATCGTGGCGCCCAACACCACCGGCCCGCTCACCACCGTCGTGAACGAGGCCTGCAAGAAGATCCCGGTCATCGGCTTCGACCGCGGTGTCAGTACGGATTGCCCGGTGACCTTCATCCACCCGATTGGAGGGTTCCTCTTCGGCGTCAGCTCCGCCAACTTCATCGTGAGCAAAGTCAAGAAGGGCGCCAAAGTCCTGGCGCTGCGCATCCTGCCCGGGGTCGACGTGCTCGAGCATCGCTGGGCAGGGGCCCAGCGCGTGTTCAACGAGGCGGGCATCCAGGTCATCGGCATGGAATTCACCGGCAGCGATCCCGCCAAAACGAAGCAGATCGTCAGCGATTACCTGCACCGCTACGCCGCCATCGACGGCGTGTGGATGGACGCCGGCGACACCACCGAGGCAGCGGCCGAAGCCTTTCAGGATGCGGGACTCGACGTGCCGCCCATCACGGGCGAGGACAACAACGCCTTCCTACAGGCGTGGCAGAAGAACCGATGGACCGCCATGGCGCCGACCTATCCGGTCTACCAATGGCGCACGGCCATCCTCGCCGCGGTGGACATTCTCTCGGGCAAACAGGTTCCCAAAGAGTGGATCCTTCCGCAGCCCGAGATCACGGGCGACACGTTGAGCGAATACATCACACCGCATTTGCCGCCGACGTTCTATGCCATGTGCGGCTGCCAAAAAATGCCCGGCTTCCCCGAGCTATGGGGCGGCAAAGCGGCGAAATAG
- a CDS encoding ABC transporter permease, translating to MSAVLRIAPVFLVLFGVVVAIMVQNPQFTRPPVLLGLVRFAAPLMLLAVGELFVLVAGEFDLSIGSLVTVVVAIAAGVGNGDEDKTWWLVPALLGLGIVVGLVNGIVTTQLAVPSFITTLGTMLILSGAVLYWTGGAVLGYVPDNLRAFGRGAFTGIPWLERLPYAVLVMVVFVAMATWLRHGTNFGYQLVAAGANPRAAALSGVNVARVRIFAFVLSALFAVVAGIVLGGIVGVSPQAGRGYEFQAISAAVLGGVVLGGGRGAVVPAAAGALALQAIFTWLNLLGVADPVRQAFQGAIIIGAVALSSLFSYSARRRSS from the coding sequence ATGAGCGCCGTCCTTCGCATTGCGCCGGTGTTCCTCGTGCTCTTCGGCGTGGTCGTGGCCATCATGGTTCAGAACCCGCAGTTTACGAGGCCGCCGGTTCTCCTCGGGTTGGTCCGCTTTGCCGCTCCGCTCATGCTGCTCGCCGTGGGAGAGCTCTTCGTGCTCGTCGCGGGCGAGTTCGATCTTTCCATCGGCTCCTTGGTGACGGTCGTGGTCGCCATCGCCGCCGGTGTTGGCAATGGCGACGAAGACAAAACGTGGTGGCTCGTTCCCGCCCTGCTCGGCCTCGGTATCGTCGTGGGCTTGGTCAACGGCATCGTCACCACCCAGCTCGCCGTGCCCTCGTTCATCACCACCTTGGGCACCATGCTCATTCTCTCCGGCGCCGTCCTCTATTGGACGGGCGGCGCGGTGCTCGGCTACGTGCCGGACAACCTCCGCGCGTTCGGTCGCGGCGCCTTCACGGGGATCCCTTGGCTCGAGCGGTTGCCCTACGCCGTCCTGGTCATGGTCGTCTTCGTGGCCATGGCAACGTGGCTCCGGCACGGCACGAACTTCGGTTACCAGCTCGTGGCTGCAGGGGCCAACCCGCGCGCCGCGGCGCTCTCCGGCGTGAACGTGGCGCGCGTGCGCATCTTCGCCTTCGTGCTCTCCGCGCTCTTCGCCGTCGTTGCGGGCATCGTGCTGGGGGGCATCGTGGGCGTCTCCCCGCAGGCGGGGCGCGGCTACGAGTTTCAAGCGATCAGCGCCGCCGTCCTCGGCGGTGTCGTTCTCGGCGGCGGCCGCGGGGCCGTCGTTCCTGCGGCCGCAGGCGCACTCGCGCTCCAGGCCATCTTCACGTGGCTCAACTTGCTCGGTGTCGCCGATCCGGTGCGCCAAGCCTTTCAGGGGGCGATCATCATCGGCGCGGTCGCCCTCTCCTCGTTGTTCTCTTACAGCGCACGCCGGCGCAGTTCCTGA